A single window of Streptococcus cristatus ATCC 51100 DNA harbors:
- the tsf gene encoding translation elongation factor Ts has product MAEITAKLVKELREKSGAGVMDAKKALVETDGDIEKAIELLREKGMAKAAKKADRVAAEGLTGVYVDGNVAAIVEVNAETDFVAKNAQFVELVNATAKVIAEGKPANNEEAFALTMPSGETLEAAYVSATATIGEKISFRRFALVEKTDAQHFGAYQHNGGRIGVVSVIDGGDDALAKQISMHIAAMKPTVLSYKELDEQFVKDELAQLNHAIDQDNESRAMVDKPALPHLKYGSKAQLTDEVIAQAEADIKAELAAEGKPEKIWDKIIPGKMDRFLLDNTKVDQAYTLLAQVYIMDDSKTVEAYLESVNASVVEFVRFEVGEGIEKAANDFESEVAATMAAALGQN; this is encoded by the coding sequence ATGGCAGAAATTACAGCTAAGCTTGTAAAAGAATTGCGCGAAAAATCTGGTGCTGGTGTCATGGACGCTAAGAAAGCATTGGTTGAAACAGATGGTGACATCGAAAAAGCGATTGAATTGCTTCGCGAAAAAGGTATGGCAAAAGCAGCTAAGAAGGCTGACCGTGTTGCCGCTGAAGGTTTGACAGGCGTTTATGTGGATGGTAACGTTGCAGCTATCGTTGAAGTCAACGCTGAAACTGACTTTGTTGCGAAAAACGCTCAATTTGTTGAATTGGTAAATGCTACTGCAAAAGTTATCGCAGAAGGCAAGCCAGCGAACAACGAAGAAGCATTTGCATTGACAATGCCTTCAGGTGAAACTCTTGAAGCTGCATACGTATCTGCAACTGCGACTATCGGAGAAAAAATCTCATTCCGTCGTTTTGCTTTGGTTGAAAAGACTGATGCTCAACACTTCGGTGCTTACCAACACAATGGTGGCCGTATCGGTGTTGTTTCAGTGATTGACGGTGGTGATGACGCTCTTGCGAAACAAATTTCTATGCATATCGCAGCGATGAAACCAACTGTTCTTTCATACAAAGAATTGGATGAGCAATTTGTTAAAGATGAATTGGCACAATTAAACCACGCGATCGATCAAGACAATGAAAGCCGCGCTATGGTTGACAAGCCAGCACTTCCACACTTGAAATATGGTTCAAAAGCTCAGTTGACTGACGAAGTGATTGCACAAGCTGAAGCTGACATCAAAGCTGAATTGGCTGCTGAAGGCAAACCAGAAAAAATCTGGGACAAGATCATCCCAGGTAAAATGGATCGCTTCTTGCTTGACAACACTAAAGTTGACCAAGCTTATACACTTCTTGCACAAGTGTACATCATGGATGACAGCAAGACAGTTGAAGCTTACCTTGAATCAGTGAATGCTTCAGTAGTTGAGTTTGTTCGCTTTGAAGTTGGTGAAGGTATTGAAAAAGCAGCTAACGACTTCGAATCAGAAGTTGCAGCAACAATGGCAGCTGCTCTTGGCCAAAACTAA
- the rpmG gene encoding 50S ribosomal protein L33, which translates to MALKKASLACTVCGSRNYSIKLSSTPKPTRLEVNKYCKHCSKYTLHKETR; encoded by the coding sequence ATGGCATTAAAAAAAGCGAGTCTAGCGTGTACAGTTTGTGGGTCACGAAACTACTCAATCAAACTTAGTAGCACTCCAAAACCTACGCGTCTAGAAGTGAATAAATATTGTAAACACTGCAGTAAATATACACTGCATAAAGAAACCAGATAG
- the secE gene encoding preprotein translocase subunit SecE, translated as MKFIKDVFVLLRDTTWPTRKERWTDFLSVMEYTAFFAVVIYIFDKVVASGLFRIINMFS; from the coding sequence GTGAAATTCATTAAAGATGTTTTCGTTTTGCTACGAGATACAACTTGGCCTACCCGTAAAGAAAGATGGACTGATTTCCTTTCCGTAATGGAATACACAGCATTCTTTGCTGTTGTCATCTATATTTTTGATAAGGTAGTTGCCAGCGGTCTCTTCCGCATAATCAACATGTTTTCATAA
- the leuS gene encoding leucine--tRNA ligase — protein MATYNHKEIEPKWQKYWAEHHTFKTGTDKDKPNFYALDMFPYPSGAGLHVGHPEGYTATDILSRYKRAQGYNVLHPMGWDAFGLPAEQYAMDTGNDPADFTAENIANFKRQINALGFSYDWDREVNTTDPNYYKWTQWIFTKLYEKGLAYEAEVPVNWVEELGTAIANEEVLPDGTSERGGYPVVRKPMRQWMLKITAYAERLLNDLEELDWTESIKDMQRNWIGKSTGANVTFKIKDTDKDFTVFTTRPDTLFGATYAVLAPEHALVDAITSAEQAQAVADYKHAASLKSDLARTDLAKEKTGVWTGAYAINPVNGKEIPIWIADYVLASYGTGAIMAVPAHDERDWEFAKQFDLEIIPVLEGGNVAEAAYTEDGPHINSGFLDGLDKAAAIDKMVAWLEAEGVGNEKVTYRLRDWLFSRQRYWGEPIPIIHWEDGTSTAVPENELPLVLPVTKDIRPSGTGESPLANLTDWLEVTREDGVKGRRETNTMPQWAGSSWYYLRYIDPHNNEKLADEDLLKAWLPVDIYIGGAEHAVLHLLYARFWHKFLYDIGVVPTKEPFQKLFNQGMILGTSYRDSRGALVATDKVEKRDGSFFNIETGEELEQAPAKMSKSLKNVVNPDDVVEQYGADTLRVYEMFMGPLDASIAWSEEGLEGSRKFLDRVYRLITSKEIVADNNGALDKVYNETVKSVTEQIEELKFNTAIAQLMIFVNAANKEEKLYVEYAKGFIQLLAPFAPHLAEELWQAVAQTGESISYVAWPTYDESKLVEAEVEIVVQIKGKVRAKLVVAKDLSREELQEIALADEKIKSEIAGKEIVKVISVPNKLVNIVVK, from the coding sequence ATGGCAACTTACAATCACAAAGAAATCGAGCCCAAGTGGCAGAAATACTGGGCTGAGCACCATACATTCAAGACAGGTACGGACAAGGACAAGCCTAACTTTTATGCGCTGGATATGTTTCCTTATCCATCAGGAGCTGGTCTGCACGTAGGACACCCTGAAGGCTACACAGCGACGGATATCCTCAGCCGCTACAAGCGCGCGCAAGGCTACAATGTCCTTCACCCAATGGGTTGGGATGCCTTTGGTCTGCCAGCCGAGCAGTACGCTATGGATACAGGCAATGACCCGGCTGACTTTACAGCAGAAAACATTGCCAACTTCAAACGCCAAATAAATGCGCTTGGTTTTTCTTACGACTGGGATCGGGAAGTTAACACGACTGACCCTAACTACTACAAGTGGACCCAGTGGATTTTCACCAAGCTCTACGAAAAAGGCCTGGCTTATGAAGCTGAAGTGCCAGTAAACTGGGTTGAAGAGCTGGGAACGGCTATTGCCAATGAGGAAGTCCTGCCAGACGGCACATCTGAGCGCGGTGGTTATCCAGTTGTCCGCAAACCTATGCGTCAGTGGATGCTGAAAATCACAGCTTATGCAGAACGTTTGCTCAATGACTTGGAGGAGCTGGACTGGACTGAGTCTATCAAGGACATGCAGCGCAACTGGATCGGGAAATCAACCGGTGCCAATGTAACCTTCAAGATTAAGGACACAGACAAGGACTTCACTGTCTTTACGACTCGTCCGGACACTCTTTTTGGTGCGACCTATGCTGTTTTAGCTCCGGAGCATGCTCTCGTCGATGCCATTACAAGTGCAGAACAAGCCCAAGCAGTAGCAGACTACAAACATGCAGCCAGCCTCAAATCCGACCTTGCTCGGACTGATTTAGCCAAGGAGAAGACCGGTGTCTGGACAGGAGCTTATGCCATCAATCCTGTCAATGGCAAGGAAATCCCCATCTGGATTGCCGACTATGTGCTTGCAAGCTACGGAACAGGTGCCATCATGGCTGTTCCTGCACACGACGAGCGCGACTGGGAGTTTGCTAAGCAGTTTGATTTAGAGATTATTCCGGTTCTAGAGGGTGGCAATGTTGCAGAAGCTGCTTACACAGAAGACGGTCCGCATATTAACTCTGGCTTCCTAGATGGCTTGGACAAGGCTGCCGCTATTGACAAGATGGTTGCTTGGCTGGAAGCGGAAGGTGTCGGAAATGAAAAAGTCACTTATCGCCTGCGCGACTGGCTCTTTAGCCGTCAACGCTACTGGGGTGAGCCGATTCCAATTATTCATTGGGAAGATGGCACCTCAACGGCTGTTCCTGAAAATGAATTGCCGCTCGTCTTGCCTGTAACCAAGGATATCCGCCCTTCTGGTACCGGTGAAAGTCCTCTGGCCAATCTGACTGACTGGCTGGAAGTGACTCGGGAAGATGGTGTCAAAGGACGCCGCGAAACCAACACCATGCCACAATGGGCTGGTTCTAGCTGGTATTACCTGCGTTACATTGACCCACACAACAATGAGAAATTAGCAGACGAAGACTTGCTCAAGGCCTGGCTGCCAGTTGATATTTATATCGGTGGCGCAGAGCACGCTGTGCTCCACCTGCTCTACGCCCGCTTCTGGCACAAGTTCCTCTATGATATCGGAGTGGTTCCGACCAAAGAGCCTTTCCAAAAACTCTTTAACCAAGGAATGATTCTGGGAACAAGCTACCGTGATAGTCGCGGTGCTCTAGTGGCGACAGACAAGGTGGAAAAACGCGATGGTTCTTTCTTCAATATCGAAACTGGAGAAGAACTAGAGCAGGCACCAGCTAAGATGTCTAAGTCTCTGAAGAATGTGGTCAACCCAGACGATGTAGTGGAGCAATATGGTGCCGATACACTTCGTGTCTATGAAATGTTCATGGGGCCGTTGGATGCATCCATCGCTTGGTCAGAAGAAGGTCTGGAAGGTAGCCGTAAGTTCCTGGATCGTGTCTACCGTTTGATTACAAGTAAAGAAATCGTTGCGGATAACAATGGTGCTCTCGACAAGGTATACAACGAAACAGTCAAGTCTGTCACAGAGCAGATTGAGGAGCTCAAGTTTAACACAGCCATTGCCCAGCTCATGATCTTTGTCAATGCAGCTAACAAGGAAGAGAAGCTCTATGTCGAATACGCTAAAGGCTTTATTCAATTGCTGGCGCCTTTTGCACCGCACTTGGCTGAAGAACTCTGGCAGGCAGTCGCTCAAACTGGCGAGAGCATTTCCTATGTAGCTTGGCCAACTTATGATGAGAGTAAACTGGTCGAGGCAGAGGTCGAAATCGTAGTTCAAATCAAGGGTAAAGTTCGTGCTAAACTAGTCGTAGCAAAGGACTTGAGCCGTGAGGAATTGCAGGAAATCGCTCTGGCAGATGAGAAAATCAAGTCTGAAATCGCTGGTAAAGAAATCGTGAAAGTCATTAGTGTGCCAAATAAACTGGTTAATATTGTGGTGAAATAA
- the rpsB gene encoding 30S ribosomal protein S2 has translation MAVISMKQLLEAGVHFGHQTRRWNPKMAKYIFTERNGIHVIDLQQTVKYADQAYDFMRDAAANDAVILFVGTKKQAAEAVKEEAERAGQYYINHRWLGGTLTNWTTIQKRVARLKEIKRMEEEGIFEVLPKKEVALLNKQRARLEKFLGGIEDMPRIPDVMYIVDPHKEQIAVKEAKKLGIPVVAMVDTNTDPDDIDVIIPANDDAIRAVKLITAKMADAVIEGRQGEDAVATVEAEFAATETQADSIEEIVEVVEGDNA, from the coding sequence ATGGCAGTAATTTCAATGAAACAACTTCTTGAGGCTGGTGTTCACTTTGGTCACCAAACTCGTCGCTGGAACCCTAAGATGGCTAAGTACATCTTCACTGAGCGTAACGGTATCCACGTTATCGACCTTCAACAAACTGTAAAATACGCAGATCAAGCTTATGACTTCATGCGTGATGCAGCTGCAAACGATGCAGTTATCTTGTTTGTTGGTACTAAAAAGCAAGCTGCTGAAGCTGTAAAAGAAGAAGCAGAACGTGCTGGTCAATACTACATCAACCACCGTTGGTTGGGTGGAACTCTTACAAACTGGACAACTATCCAAAAACGTGTTGCTCGTTTGAAAGAAATCAAACGTATGGAAGAAGAAGGAATCTTCGAAGTTCTTCCTAAGAAAGAAGTAGCACTTTTGAACAAACAACGTGCTCGTCTTGAAAAATTCTTGGGTGGTATCGAAGATATGCCTCGCATCCCAGATGTAATGTACATCGTTGACCCTCATAAAGAGCAAATCGCTGTTAAGGAAGCTAAGAAACTTGGTATTCCAGTAGTTGCGATGGTTGACACAAACACTGATCCAGACGATATCGATGTGATTATCCCTGCTAACGACGACGCTATCCGTGCCGTTAAATTGATCACTGCGAAAATGGCTGATGCTGTTATCGAAGGCCGTCAAGGTGAGGACGCTGTAGCGACTGTTGAAGCAGAATTTGCTGCAACTGAAACTCAAGCAGACTCAATCGAAGAAATCGTTGAAGTTGTAGAAGGCGACAACGCATAA
- a CDS encoding VIT1/CCC1 transporter family protein — protein sequence MEEHKIDKNFSGRLNILRAGVLGANDGIISIAGVVIGVASATEDVWIIFLSGLAAVFAGAFSMAGGEYVSVSTQKDTEEAAVARERELLEKNPDIARQSLYASYVQNGECETSAQLLTNRAFLQDPLKALVEEKYGIEVEEFTNPWHAAISSFLAFAIGAIFPMLTIVLLPAAYRIPATVLVVALSLLGTGYTSAKLGQAPIKNAMIRNLTIGLLTMAVTYLVGQFFSI from the coding sequence ATGGAAGAACATAAGATTGACAAAAATTTTAGTGGACGCCTGAATATTTTGCGGGCTGGGGTTTTGGGGGCCAACGACGGTATTATTTCTATCGCAGGGGTGGTCATCGGGGTGGCCAGTGCGACGGAAGATGTTTGGATTATCTTTCTATCTGGTCTGGCTGCTGTCTTTGCAGGTGCATTTTCTATGGCAGGCGGGGAGTATGTATCCGTTTCCACTCAGAAGGACACTGAGGAGGCTGCAGTAGCTAGAGAGCGAGAACTCTTGGAAAAAAATCCAGATATTGCCAGACAGTCGCTCTACGCCTCCTACGTCCAAAACGGTGAGTGCGAGACTTCTGCCCAACTCTTGACCAATCGTGCCTTCTTGCAGGATCCGCTCAAGGCCTTGGTCGAGGAAAAGTACGGCATTGAGGTCGAAGAGTTCACTAATCCTTGGCATGCAGCTATATCCAGCTTTCTAGCCTTTGCCATAGGTGCAATCTTCCCTATGCTGACCATCGTTCTGCTTCCGGCTGCCTATAGGATTCCAGCGACCGTCCTTGTTGTAGCTCTTTCCCTCTTGGGAACCGGCTATACTAGTGCAAAATTGGGACAGGCACCCATTAAAAATGCCATGATCCGTAACCTCACTATCGGACTTTTGACCATGGCTGTCACCTATCTCGTAGGTCAATTCTTCTCAATTTAA
- a CDS encoding IS1182 family transposase, whose amino-acid sequence MFHKEKPDYHRCQYGFYTIDELVPEDHFLRQVDSKLDFDFIYDLVEDTYSPDNGRPSLDPVMLVKIPLIQCFYGIRSMRQTIKDIEVNVAYRWFLGLSLDDKVPHFTTYGKNYSRRFQDKELISEIFSRVLHQALCAGLIDPSELFVDGTHIKAAANSHKYRKKMVAQQAKFMSEQLEVEIDLDRRKHEKKSLKPAKESEAKEKKISRTDPESGWFHKGQHKEVFAYSAQVACDKHGWALAYSVEAGNVHDSQAFPALFSKIEAFSPRYIIADSGYKTPAIAHYLLERNIIPVFPYTRPKGVKGNLRPGDFVYDAFYDCYLCPENQVLTYRTTTRAGYREYKSDPKVCVACPLSSVCTQSQNQQKVITRHVWKDDLEFCEEIRHKRGMKELYKKRKETIERLFGTAKEYHNLRYTREKGKSKMEDKVGLTLACLNLKKLVKMRVDKPFYFVQMTIILSKDEILA is encoded by the coding sequence ATGTTTCACAAAGAAAAACCTGATTATCATCGCTGCCAATATGGCTTCTATACGATCGACGAATTGGTCCCAGAGGATCACTTTCTTCGCCAAGTGGATTCAAAGCTTGATTTTGATTTTATCTATGACTTGGTAGAAGACACCTATAGTCCAGATAATGGTCGTCCTAGTCTCGATCCTGTCATGTTAGTCAAAATCCCTTTGATTCAATGTTTTTATGGCATTCGCTCCATGCGCCAAACCATTAAAGATATTGAAGTAAATGTAGCTTATCGTTGGTTTCTTGGACTAAGCTTGGATGACAAGGTCCCTCATTTTACCACCTATGGAAAGAATTACAGTCGTCGTTTTCAAGATAAAGAATTAATTTCAGAGATATTTTCGCGAGTGCTCCATCAAGCTTTATGTGCTGGCTTAATTGATCCTTCGGAACTATTTGTGGATGGTACTCACATCAAAGCGGCAGCTAACAGTCACAAATATCGTAAGAAAATGGTTGCCCAACAAGCTAAATTTATGAGTGAGCAATTGGAAGTTGAGATTGATTTAGATAGGAGGAAACATGAAAAAAAGTCCTTAAAGCCCGCAAAAGAAAGCGAGGCTAAAGAAAAGAAAATCTCAAGGACAGACCCAGAGAGTGGCTGGTTCCACAAGGGTCAACACAAGGAAGTATTTGCCTATTCTGCCCAGGTAGCTTGTGACAAGCATGGTTGGGCACTAGCTTATAGTGTTGAAGCAGGAAATGTACACGATAGTCAGGCTTTCCCTGCCCTTTTTTCAAAGATAGAAGCTTTCTCCCCACGCTACATTATTGCGGACTCAGGCTATAAGACCCCAGCTATTGCTCATTATTTATTAGAGCGAAACATCATCCCTGTCTTTCCCTATACCCGCCCCAAGGGTGTAAAAGGGAACTTAAGGCCCGGTGATTTTGTTTATGATGCCTTCTATGACTGTTACCTCTGCCCAGAGAACCAAGTGTTAACCTATCGCACGACGACCCGAGCAGGCTACCGTGAGTATAAGAGTGATCCAAAAGTATGTGTCGCCTGTCCCCTATCATCAGTTTGTACCCAGAGCCAGAATCAGCAGAAAGTCATCACAAGACATGTATGGAAAGATGACCTTGAATTTTGTGAAGAGATTCGCCACAAAAGAGGGATGAAGGAGCTTTATAAGAAGCGCAAGGAAACAATTGAGCGACTCTTTGGGACTGCTAAGGAATATCATAACTTGAGATACACCAGAGAGAAAGGAAAGTCCAAAATGGAAGATAAGGTTGGGCTTACTTTGGCGTGTTTGAATCTTAAAAAACTAGTAAAAATGAGGGTGGACAAGCCTTTTTATTTTGTTCAAATGACCATTATTCTATCAAAAGATGAAATATTAGCCTGA
- the pbp2a gene encoding penicillin-binding protein PBP2A — protein MKKLNDIFEKLVNLFKTDQPEKKVAEELEGETPEPSYSRSGKNRKKPLSQHPFRRFWRRFHLTKIFLILGLTFGLVVGGYLFYVAKTTNVKDLQNALKATTLIYDKDGNEAGSLSGQKGTYVELDAISQDLQNAVIATEDRSFYKNGGINYSRFFLAILTAGRSGGGSTITQQLAKNAYLSQDQTIERKAKEFFLALEINKKYSKQEILTMYLNNSYFGNGVWGVEDASKKYFGVSASQLSLDQSAVLAGMLKGPELYNPLYSVENATNRRDTVLQNMVAAGYIDQATADQAATVGIGGQLVDAYEGKSEDYRYPSYFDAVINEAVNDYGLTEEEIVNNGYRIYTELDQNYQASMQVIYSNVDLFPLAEDGTRAESGSVALDPKTGGVRALVGRVNSADGSAFRTFNYATQSARSPGSTIKPLVAYSPAIAAGWSTDKELDNSRTVFGDYKVNNYGNIQSSPTVPMYQALAESLNIPAVSTVDELGVNKAFEYGKKFGLNMDKVEQNLGVALGSGVTTNPLQMAQAYSVFANDGVMNDAHLITKIENASGQVVKTHRQTSTRVLNRSTTEKMTSMMLGTFSNGTGVYAAPYGYTMAGKTGTTETDFNPDLSGDQWVIGYTPDVVISQWLGFPKTDETHYLTGTSANEASAIFRNVANTILPYTEGTSFSGEKNAYAENGISPVDTYGTGQTNTTSENKDFLKDVQERAQNLVDDAKKAIDESGITEKAKNLWDTITGWFH, from the coding sequence ATGAAGAAATTAAATGATATATTTGAAAAATTAGTCAATTTGTTTAAAACGGATCAGCCTGAGAAGAAGGTTGCTGAGGAGTTGGAGGGCGAGACGCCTGAGCCTAGCTATAGCCGGTCTGGTAAGAATCGGAAGAAGCCCCTGTCTCAACATCCTTTCCGTCGCTTTTGGCGCAGGTTTCATCTGACCAAGATATTCTTGATTCTCGGCTTGACCTTTGGTCTGGTAGTTGGTGGCTATCTTTTTTATGTAGCTAAGACGACTAATGTCAAAGATTTGCAGAATGCTCTTAAAGCCACGACCTTGATCTATGATAAGGATGGAAATGAAGCGGGCAGCTTGTCTGGGCAAAAGGGAACCTATGTCGAATTGGATGCGATTAGTCAGGACTTGCAGAACGCTGTGATTGCGACAGAAGACCGATCCTTTTATAAGAATGGCGGGATTAACTATAGTCGCTTCTTTCTGGCCATTTTGACTGCGGGGCGTTCGGGTGGTGGCTCGACTATCACGCAGCAGTTGGCCAAAAATGCCTATCTTTCTCAGGATCAGACCATTGAGCGGAAGGCCAAGGAATTTTTCCTAGCTTTAGAGATTAACAAAAAGTACAGCAAGCAGGAAATCCTGACCATGTATCTCAATAATTCTTATTTTGGAAATGGCGTTTGGGGAGTGGAAGATGCCAGCAAGAAATACTTTGGTGTATCTGCCAGCCAGCTCAGCTTGGATCAATCAGCGGTTCTAGCTGGTATGCTCAAAGGACCAGAGCTATATAATCCCCTGTATTCAGTCGAAAATGCAACCAACCGTCGTGACACCGTTCTTCAAAATATGGTGGCGGCAGGTTACATTGATCAGGCGACGGCGGATCAGGCTGCGACGGTTGGTATTGGAGGCCAGCTAGTCGATGCCTACGAAGGCAAGTCAGAAGACTACCGCTACCCATCTTATTTTGATGCTGTTATCAATGAAGCGGTCAATGATTACGGTCTGACGGAAGAAGAAATCGTTAACAACGGCTATCGGATTTACACTGAATTGGACCAAAATTACCAAGCCAGCATGCAGGTTATTTATAGCAATGTTGATCTCTTCCCGCTGGCTGAGGACGGGACGCGGGCCGAGTCAGGAAGCGTAGCGCTGGATCCTAAGACGGGTGGTGTTCGGGCTCTGGTTGGCCGTGTCAACAGTGCTGATGGCTCTGCTTTTAGGACGTTCAACTATGCGACTCAGTCTGCTCGTAGTCCAGGCTCAACCATCAAGCCTTTGGTGGCCTACAGCCCAGCTATAGCAGCCGGCTGGTCAACGGATAAGGAGCTAGATAATAGTCGGACAGTTTTTGGTGACTATAAGGTCAATAACTACGGCAATATCCAAAGTTCACCGACGGTTCCGATGTATCAAGCCTTGGCTGAATCGCTCAATATCCCCGCGGTTTCAACAGTGGATGAATTAGGCGTGAACAAGGCCTTTGAATACGGCAAAAAGTTTGGGCTTAATATGGACAAGGTAGAACAGAATCTAGGTGTGGCTCTGGGAAGCGGCGTGACGACCAATCCACTTCAGATGGCTCAAGCCTATTCAGTCTTTGCGAATGATGGAGTTATGAATGATGCCCATCTTATCACCAAGATAGAAAATGCTAGTGGTCAGGTTGTTAAAACCCACCGGCAGACTTCTACCCGCGTTCTCAATCGCTCAACCACAGAAAAGATGACCAGTATGATGCTGGGAACTTTCTCAAACGGAACGGGAGTCTATGCAGCTCCGTATGGCTATACAATGGCTGGAAAGACAGGAACGACAGAGACTGACTTTAACCCTGATTTGTCAGGAGACCAGTGGGTCATCGGCTACACACCAGATGTAGTTATCAGCCAATGGCTGGGCTTCCCTAAGACGGATGAAACTCACTATCTGACTGGTACAAGTGCCAATGAAGCTTCGGCTATTTTCCGCAATGTAGCCAACACCATCCTGCCTTATACGGAAGGAACTTCCTTCTCGGGTGAGAAAAATGCCTATGCTGAAAATGGGATTTCCCCGGTCGATACCTACGGAACTGGTCAAACGAATACGACTAGCGAAAATAAAGACTTCCTGAAAGATGTCCAGGAGCGGGCGCAAAACCTGGTAGATGATGCCAAGAAAGCTATCGATGAGTCTGGGATTACTGAAAAAGCCAAAAATCTCTGGGATACCATTACTGGCTGGTTCCATTAA
- the nusG gene encoding transcription termination/antitermination protein NusG has product MDSFDKGWFVLQTYSGYENKVKENLLQRAQTYNMLENILRVEIPTQTVQVEKNGKSKEVEENRFPGYVLVEMVMTDEAWFVVRNTPNVTGFVGSHGNRSKPTPLLEEEIRSILISMGQTVQEFDLDVKVGDTVRIIEGAFANYTGKITEIDNNKVKMIISMFGNDTVAEVNLSQIAEL; this is encoded by the coding sequence ATGGACAGTTTTGATAAAGGCTGGTTTGTACTGCAAACCTACTCAGGCTATGAAAATAAGGTAAAGGAAAATCTCTTGCAACGTGCCCAGACCTATAATATGCTGGAAAATATCCTGCGCGTGGAAATTCCGACTCAGACCGTACAAGTCGAGAAAAACGGCAAGAGCAAGGAAGTCGAAGAGAACCGCTTCCCAGGTTATGTCTTGGTTGAGATGGTCATGACGGACGAAGCTTGGTTTGTCGTGCGGAACACACCAAACGTAACTGGATTTGTAGGTTCACACGGAAACCGTTCGAAACCAACTCCGCTCTTGGAAGAAGAAATCCGCAGCATTCTGATTTCTATGGGACAAACGGTTCAAGAGTTTGACTTGGATGTCAAAGTGGGCGATACAGTTCGCATCATTGAAGGTGCCTTTGCTAACTATACTGGTAAAATCACGGAAATTGACAATAATAAGGTCAAGATGATTATCTCTATGTTTGGAAATGACACGGTGGCCGAAGTCAACCTCAGCCAAATTGCTGAATTATAA